In Ictalurus furcatus strain D&B chromosome 23, Billie_1.0, whole genome shotgun sequence, a single window of DNA contains:
- the prdm14 gene encoding PR domain zinc finger protein 14, with amino-acid sequence MSAAVMATSGSCMNLLRRNPTFQPLHPLHSALHPPLHPPLHPLGSDTHSFLSQQSSILHEQIFNLPYFNIIQPNLTHRPQHTPGSLSGFCSPASSSSSSPNKDAFMHPQMIEESKRTFSFTQEDLFTVLYGYSKDQQQGVGHAISGLLLPNDPDLLPANIDTESLDLPQGLCVLRCSCAGVPHCGVFAARNSIPKGTRFGPYLGKAVNTSEIKTHHDNTLMWEIFEKGRLSHFVDGGARGSWMSLVQCARFPEEQNVVAVQRAGRIYYETCREVRPLQELLVWYGDTYTLYMGIPMCLREEGEEEEEQDGEDSAEGYKCDRCGKVFAYRYYRDKHLKYTRCVDQGDRKFPCHLCNRSFEKRDRLRIHILHVHEKHRPHKCSVCGKSFSQSSSLNKHMRVHSGERPYKCVYCNKAFTASSILRTHIRQHSGERPFKCKHCGKAFASHAAHDSHVRRSHAKDKPVACDLCGSTFDQAEELKVHMKIHKKRPLMQSPARPSSPGKHPEDQNGPLNPECAGVQRDITTSFPPFPGIVSSYRPWN; translated from the exons ATGTCTGCTGCGGTGATGGCCACCTCCGGTTCTTGCATGAACCTGCTAAGGAGAAACCCCACCTTCCAGCCTCTTCATCCTCTCCATTCTGCTCTTCACCCtcctctccatcctcctctTCACCCTCTCGGGTCAGACACACATTCTTTCCTGAGCCAGCAGTCTTCCATCCTCCATGAGCAAATTTTCAACCTTCCGTATTTCAACATAATCCAACCgaatctcacacacagaccTCAGCACACACCGGGCTCTCTGTCAGGCTTCTGCAGCCCtgcctcatcctcctcttcctctccaaaCAAAGACGCCTTCATGCACCCTCAGATGATAGAGGAATCGAAGCGCACTTTTAGTTTCACCCAGGAGGATTTGTTCACTGTGCTCTATGGATACAGTAAAGACCAGCAGCAGGGGGTCGGACACGCCATCTCAGGACTACTGCTACCTAATGATCCAG ACCTGCTGCCAGCCAACATCGACACAGAAAGCCTCGATCTGCCTcaag gtctGTGTGTGCTCCGGTGCTCGTGCGCCGGTGTTCCCCACTGCGGGGTTTTTGCCGCGCGCAACTCCATACCCAAAGGCACGCGCTTCGGGCCGTACCTCGGGAAAGCGGTGAACACAAGCGAGATCAAAACACACCACGACAACACACTTATGTGGGAG ATCTTTGAGAAGGGCCGATTGAGTCACTTTGTGGACGGCGGCGCGCGCGGCAGTTGGATGTCGCTGGTGCAGTGCGCGCGCTTCCCGGAGGAGCAGAACGTGGTGGCGGTGCAACGCGCGGGCCGTATTTACTACGAGACGTGCCGAGAGGTGCGCCCCCTGCAGGAGCTGCTGGTGTGGTACGGAGACACCTACACCCTGTACATGGGCATCCCCATGTGCCTCAGAGAAGAgggggaagaagaggaagaacaggACGGAG AAG actcgGCTGAGGGCTATAAATGTGATCGATGCGGAAAGGTCTTCGCTTACCGATACTACAGAGATAAACACCTGAAGTACACGCGCTGTGTGGATCAGGGAGACCGGAAGTTCCCTTGTCATCTCTGTAACAGATCGTTCGAGAAGAGAGACCGACTGCGCATCCACATCCTGCACGTGCACGAGAAACACCGACCGCATAAG TGCTCTGTGTGCGGCAAAAGTTTCTCCCAGTCCTCGAGCCTCAACAAGCACATGCGCGTGCACTCCGGAGAGCGACCTTACAAATGTGTCTACTGCAACAAG GCGTTCACTGCCTCCAGCATCCTCCGCACACACATCAGGCAGCACTCAGGTGAAAGGCCATTTAAGTGCAAACACTGTGGGAAAGCCTTCGCCTCTCATGCGGCCCATGACAGCCACGTACGCCGAAGCCACGCCAAAGACAAACCGGTGGCGTGTGATCTCTGCGGCAGCACGTTTGATCAAGCAGAGGAGCTTAAAGTGCACATGAAGATCCACAAGA